The proteins below are encoded in one region of Fibrella aestuarina BUZ 2:
- the glyA gene encoding serine hydroxymethyltransferase: MTAATTTTRTRDAQIFDLIAKEQHRQESGIELIASENFVSPQVMEAAGSVLTNKYAEGLPGKRYYGGCEVVDQVEQIAIDRAKELFGATWANVQPHSGAQANTAVFLATLKPGDTILGFDLSHGGHLTHGSPVNISGKYFRPTFYGVEQETGVINYDVVEETAQREKPKMLICGASAYSRDWDYARLRAIADSVGALMLADVSHPAGLIAKGLLNDPLEHAHIVTTTTHKTLRGTRGGMIMMRNDFENPFGLKTPKGDLRMMSSLLDSGVFPGTQGGPLEHIIAAKAVAFGEALTDDFYDYAVQVRANALAMAKAFTEKGYRIISGGTDNHLMLIDLRTKGGAATSLTGKLAENTLIKADITINKNMVPFDDKSPMVTSGMRVGTAAMTTRGLKEADMELIVDYIDEVLMNHDNDVKISAVREKINAWMKAFPLYA, translated from the coding sequence ATGACCGCTGCAACGACAACCACCCGCACACGTGACGCGCAGATTTTCGATCTGATTGCCAAAGAACAACACCGTCAGGAGTCAGGCATTGAACTGATTGCTTCTGAGAATTTCGTATCGCCGCAGGTGATGGAAGCCGCCGGTAGCGTTTTGACCAACAAATATGCCGAGGGCCTGCCCGGCAAACGGTATTATGGTGGTTGCGAAGTGGTTGATCAGGTGGAGCAGATTGCCATCGACCGGGCCAAAGAATTGTTTGGCGCGACCTGGGCCAACGTACAGCCGCACTCCGGTGCCCAGGCCAACACGGCTGTGTTCCTGGCCACGCTCAAACCCGGCGATACTATCCTCGGTTTTGACTTAAGCCATGGCGGCCACCTCACCCACGGTTCGCCGGTTAATATTTCCGGTAAATATTTCCGCCCGACGTTCTACGGCGTTGAGCAGGAAACGGGCGTAATTAATTACGATGTCGTTGAAGAAACAGCGCAACGCGAGAAGCCCAAAATGCTCATCTGTGGTGCCTCGGCCTACAGCCGCGACTGGGACTACGCCCGCCTGCGCGCCATTGCCGATTCGGTAGGGGCACTGATGCTGGCCGACGTGTCGCACCCCGCCGGGCTCATTGCCAAAGGGCTGCTGAATGATCCCCTCGAACATGCCCACATCGTCACGACCACCACGCACAAGACCTTGCGCGGTACGCGGGGCGGGATGATCATGATGCGGAACGATTTCGAGAATCCGTTTGGGCTGAAAACGCCGAAGGGCGACCTGCGCATGATGTCGTCGCTGCTCGACTCGGGCGTGTTTCCGGGCACGCAGGGTGGGCCGCTTGAGCATATCATTGCGGCAAAAGCCGTTGCGTTTGGGGAGGCCCTCACCGACGATTTCTACGATTACGCCGTTCAGGTACGTGCCAATGCGCTCGCTATGGCGAAAGCCTTTACCGAAAAAGGCTACCGGATTATCTCGGGCGGTACGGATAACCACTTGATGTTGATCGATTTGCGCACCAAAGGGGGCGCCGCTACCAGCCTGACGGGCAAGCTGGCCGAAAACACCCTGATTAAGGCTGATATTACCATTAACAAAAACATGGTTCCGTTCGATGACAAGTCGCCGATGGTAACGTCGGGGATGCGGGTTGGTACGGCGGCCATGACAACGCGCGGTCTGAAAGAAGCGGATATGGAGTTGATTGTGGATTACATCGATGAAGTGTTGATGAACCACGACAACGACGTTAAAATCAGCGCCGTTCGGGAGAAAATTAACGCCTGGATGAAGGCGTTTCCGTTATACGCATAA
- the rpsG gene encoding 30S ribosomal protein S7, giving the protein MRKSKPPKRYVLPDPKYKEVLVTKFVNNLMYEGKKSLSYSIFYDALDIVAKRTSESGLDVWRKALNNVMPSVEVKSRRVGGATFQVPTEVRADRKVSVGMKWLIRYARSRGEKTMVDRLAAEIIAASKGEGAAVKKKDDTHRMAEANKAFSHFRF; this is encoded by the coding sequence ATGAGAAAGTCGAAACCCCCCAAGCGGTATGTGTTGCCCGACCCCAAATACAAAGAGGTACTGGTAACCAAGTTTGTGAACAATTTGATGTACGAAGGCAAAAAGTCGTTGTCGTACTCCATCTTCTATGATGCCCTCGATATCGTGGCTAAGCGCACGAGCGAAAGCGGCCTTGATGTATGGCGGAAAGCATTGAACAACGTAATGCCATCGGTTGAAGTAAAAAGCCGCCGCGTCGGTGGGGCTACCTTCCAGGTGCCGACCGAAGTACGCGCAGACCGGAAGGTCTCGGTAGGCATGAAATGGCTGATCCGGTATGCTCGTTCACGCGGCGAGAAAACGATGGTAGATCGGTTAGCCGCCGAAATCATCGCAGCATCAAAAGGCGAAGGCGCCGCCGTTAAAAAGAAAGACGATACGCACCGTATGGCCGAAGCCAACAAGGCGTTCTCTCACTTCCGGTTCTAA
- a CDS encoding LytR/AlgR family response regulator transcription factor, whose product MINCLILDDEHAAINILKRYVNDTPYLKLVGATTNVFEAADMLEWGGIDLLFLDIQMPRLTGLQFLDLYSGNYRVIMTTAYSEYALEGFERNVVDYLLKPIPYQRFLKATEKVFNQIARPVPASVAAEKDEEPDFILVKTEHKGKYRKIDLAEIVYVEGLKNYVSIYTDKKERIVTYIGISDLEERLPDRLFTRVHRSYIVATRMITAIDGNEILMKGAPRIPTSGKYKEDLLLKFSKQLIQTK is encoded by the coding sequence ATGATCAATTGCCTGATTCTGGATGACGAACACGCTGCAATCAACATCCTCAAGCGTTATGTGAACGATACCCCTTATCTTAAACTGGTTGGGGCAACGACCAACGTATTTGAGGCGGCTGATATGCTGGAATGGGGCGGTATTGATCTGTTATTCCTTGATATTCAGATGCCGCGGCTGACAGGCCTGCAATTTCTGGATCTATATAGTGGTAATTACCGGGTAATTATGACTACTGCCTACAGTGAGTATGCACTGGAAGGATTTGAAAGAAACGTAGTTGATTATCTGCTTAAACCAATTCCATACCAGCGGTTCCTGAAGGCCACTGAAAAGGTATTTAATCAGATTGCCCGCCCGGTCCCTGCTTCCGTAGCGGCGGAAAAAGACGAAGAGCCCGATTTCATTCTGGTCAAAACTGAACATAAGGGGAAATACCGTAAAATCGATTTAGCCGAAATCGTGTACGTTGAGGGTTTGAAAAATTACGTGTCGATTTATACGGACAAGAAAGAGCGTATAGTCACGTACATTGGCATTTCGGATCTGGAAGAGCGATTACCCGACCGGCTCTTTACCCGCGTTCACCGGTCCTATATCGTAGCTACCCGCATGATCACGGCTATCGACGGGAACGAGATCCTGATGAAAGGAGCGCCGCGGATTCCCACGTCTGGCAAGTATAAGGAAGACTTGCTGCTGAAGTTTAGTAAACAGCTTATCCAGACTAAATAG
- the rpsL gene encoding 30S ribosomal protein S12 — protein sequence MPTIQQLVRKGREKLEFKSKSPALDACPQRRGVCTRVYTTTPKKPNSALRKVARVRLSNGKEVNAYIPGEGHNLQEHSIVLIRGGRVKDLPGVRYHIVRGALDTAGVSGRLQSRSKYGAKRPKPGQAPAAGKGAPAKKKK from the coding sequence ATGCCTACCATACAACAATTAGTCCGCAAGGGCCGCGAAAAGCTGGAGTTTAAGTCGAAGTCTCCGGCTTTGGACGCTTGCCCGCAGCGTCGTGGTGTATGTACTCGTGTATATACGACCACCCCGAAGAAGCCAAACTCGGCTCTTCGTAAAGTTGCCCGTGTTCGTTTGTCGAACGGGAAAGAAGTCAACGCCTACATTCCGGGCGAAGGCCACAACCTGCAAGAGCACTCAATCGTGCTGATTCGCGGTGGCCGGGTGAAAGACCTGCCGGGTGTACGTTACCACATCGTGCGCGGTGCGCTCGATACGGCTGGTGTAAGCGGCCGTCTGCAAAGCCGGTCGAAATACGGTGCGAAACGTCCGAAACCAGGTCAGGCTCCGGCAGCTGGTAAAGGTGCGCCCGCTAAGAAGAAAAAATAA
- the tatC gene encoding twin-arginine translocase subunit TatC: MALDQSFDDKFYNYDEDSESALPDPDSDGTEMSFLEHLEELRWHLLRAFASIFVFAVIAFIFIKDIFAVVVLGPAKADFWTYKQMCKLSDYTGYADLCVKKLDFELQALGVSDQFTMSLTSSFIIGLCFAFPYAFWEIWRFIKPGLRTSETKAARGAVFYVSSLFLMGLLFGYFIVSPLAINFLANYQLTPEIKNQFDITSYMGVIATLSLGCALMFQMPIVAFVLSKVGILTPGFMREYRKHAWIVILVIAGVITPSPDIYSQVLVALPLALLYEVSILVSRSIQRARLKDAQELAN; encoded by the coding sequence ATGGCTTTAGATCAGTCGTTTGACGACAAATTTTACAATTACGACGAAGACAGCGAGAGCGCACTGCCTGATCCTGACAGTGATGGCACCGAAATGAGCTTCCTCGAACACCTGGAAGAACTTCGGTGGCATTTGCTGCGGGCCTTTGCGTCGATCTTTGTGTTCGCCGTCATTGCCTTTATCTTCATCAAAGACATCTTTGCGGTTGTAGTGTTGGGTCCGGCGAAAGCGGATTTCTGGACGTACAAGCAGATGTGTAAGTTGTCTGACTACACGGGCTATGCCGATCTCTGCGTAAAGAAACTTGACTTCGAATTGCAGGCGCTGGGCGTGTCGGATCAGTTCACGATGTCGCTGACGTCGTCATTTATCATCGGCCTGTGCTTTGCGTTCCCGTATGCGTTCTGGGAGATTTGGCGGTTTATCAAACCGGGGCTGCGTACTTCGGAAACGAAAGCGGCCCGTGGGGCCGTATTCTACGTGTCGTCATTGTTTCTGATGGGGCTGCTGTTTGGCTACTTCATTGTGTCACCGCTGGCGATCAACTTTCTGGCCAATTACCAACTCACGCCGGAGATTAAGAACCAATTTGACATTACCTCATACATGGGGGTGATTGCCACCTTGTCGTTGGGTTGCGCCCTGATGTTTCAGATGCCAATTGTGGCGTTTGTACTCTCGAAAGTGGGCATCTTGACGCCTGGTTTCATGCGCGAATACCGGAAACACGCCTGGATTGTTATTCTGGTGATCGCCGGGGTCATTACACCATCGCCTGACATATACAGCCAGGTACTGGTTGCGCTGCCACTGGCTTTGCTCTATGAAGTAAGTATTCTGGTTTCACGCTCTATTCAGCGCGCCCGCCTGAAAGACGCTCAGGAGCTGGCTAACTAA
- a CDS encoding M48 family metalloprotease — translation MKITAPLLVVATLGVGSALAQSQTAEAFVCNYSGNAAPTVRCTDRASGSNRHAEKVVDRILRPIGLMRNFKIMECPETRNCFAAVMNGQRFILYDGVFMQQLEDETETDWSAVSIMAHEIGHHLQGHTLNSGGSSHQKELEADRFSGFVLHQLGATLSEATVAIRTIGSYSASTSHPGRSSRLEAITKGWTEADAIYPRTKSVAPSRPASPVVASAPKPTSEAAPAPAGVTPTLVTQTYPGGKLKYKGGVLMGLRTGYGVYYYPNGDRYAGQFAYDQPHGKGTYYFSDGDRFVGTFRNGKRSGPGTLYDAEGGVEEEGTYANDVLR, via the coding sequence ATGAAGATCACCGCGCCGCTGCTCGTTGTAGCCACGTTAGGCGTTGGCTCGGCACTGGCCCAATCGCAGACTGCCGAGGCTTTCGTTTGTAATTACTCGGGCAATGCTGCCCCTACTGTTCGCTGTACCGACCGGGCCAGCGGGTCGAACCGTCACGCTGAAAAAGTGGTCGACCGGATTCTTCGGCCCATCGGGCTGATGCGCAATTTCAAGATTATGGAGTGCCCCGAGACACGTAACTGTTTTGCGGCGGTGATGAACGGGCAGCGGTTCATCCTGTATGATGGCGTGTTTATGCAACAGCTGGAAGATGAAACCGAAACCGACTGGTCGGCAGTCAGCATCATGGCGCATGAAATTGGCCATCACCTGCAAGGACATACCCTGAATTCGGGGGGAAGCTCGCATCAGAAAGAGTTGGAAGCTGATCGGTTTTCGGGCTTTGTGTTGCATCAGCTCGGCGCCACGTTGAGTGAGGCTACCGTAGCGATTCGTACGATTGGCAGCTATAGTGCGTCGACCTCGCACCCCGGCCGCTCGTCTCGCCTAGAGGCAATCACCAAAGGCTGGACTGAGGCCGACGCGATTTATCCCCGCACGAAATCGGTAGCACCCAGTCGGCCAGCTTCGCCGGTGGTAGCTAGTGCCCCGAAACCAACCTCCGAAGCTGCACCAGCGCCGGCGGGAGTGACCCCTACGCTGGTTACCCAAACGTACCCAGGTGGTAAACTGAAATACAAAGGAGGCGTGCTGATGGGGCTACGTACAGGATACGGTGTCTACTACTATCCCAATGGCGACCGGTATGCAGGTCAGTTTGCTTATGATCAGCCCCACGGAAAAGGCACCTACTACTTTTCGGACGGTGACCGCTTCGTAGGTACGTTCCGAAACGGGAAGCGGAGCGGTCCAGGTACGTTGTACGATGCAGAAGGGGGCGTTGAAGAGGAAGGTACCTACGCCAATGACGTACTACGCTGA
- a CDS encoding ATP-binding response regulator, whose amino-acid sequence MATLIADFDWSLTPLGPIEQWPQSLKTAVTLMLNARQPMWIGWGDAMTFLYNDAYIPVLSLAKHPQALGQPAAVVWQEIWDFCGPLADKVFQQGESSFVDDVQLFMDRGGMLEETFYSFSYSPIRGECGRVDGLFCPNVEVTAQNLNTRRLATLSALTANALGERTAQAACESIAQTLAQNTADIPFALLYLTQADNRSLRLEQAVHVTPAADWQQVTLDGLWTAPLGLPLAQVLEENKALTGHWAPTPELPMGPAGQAIRQAIVLPLVAPGQHHPLGVLVAAINPTRQLDTDYRTFYELMANQAAAAIQNARAAEEERQHLEQLAELNRAKTLFFSNISHEFRTPLTLMLGPLEELLRGTDGALSRAHQTHVQAAHRNARRLLRLVNTLLDFSRLEAGRLQANFALTDLATLTVDLASNFRSAVEKAGLQLIVDVGTLTGPVAVDPTMWEKIVLNLISNAFKFTLAGSITVRLRQLDDAVELSVQDTGVGIPEADLPRLFERFHRVEGSRGRSFEGTGIGLALVHELIDLHAGTIDVQSEVNVGSTFTVRLPMKQATLATTANGPLGSANLFVADAESTESTATEPSSKTATSQAITKRILLADDNADMRAYIHRLLSPHYAVDVVTDGQQALEAIRRHQPDLVLSDIMMPHLDGTQLLSIIKSDPQTAQMPVMLLSARAGEEATLDGYTAGADDYLTKPFSANELLTRVRAQINLAQNRQEQQLKLRHLFQQAPVAISTVEGPQHVFTFANDFYIQLVDRSRDQLIGRPFLDAFPELVEQGFGPQLDQILQTGKPFVITEGSVTVKRHGQLAEGYFNYSFHPFTDINGNTMGVIMAAQEVTDSVLARQQIEESEQRLERLVAERTMALNQLNADLERSNLDLMQFASVASHDLKEPLRKVEAFSNLLAMSLAGKLEKEEAQHFERIIRAVARMQSLVDDVLRFSKLSKQDAQFEPVDLTIVLSRILEDLDIRIQERNAQVRVDTLPVIQAIPGQMHQLFQNLISNALKFAGDRPPLIAIQNCPVTGTVRETFGLADSVSYVMLKVTDNGIGFSMKYADKIFGMFQRLNNKGDYPGTGIGLAICRRIVENHHGFIVADSQPNQGASFTILLPVEQ is encoded by the coding sequence ATGGCTACCCTAATTGCAGACTTCGACTGGTCGTTAACGCCATTGGGTCCGATTGAGCAATGGCCACAAAGCCTGAAGACAGCCGTGACCCTGATGCTCAATGCCCGGCAACCCATGTGGATCGGTTGGGGCGATGCCATGACGTTCCTGTACAATGATGCCTACATTCCGGTGTTGAGCTTGGCAAAGCACCCTCAGGCGTTAGGGCAACCCGCGGCGGTGGTCTGGCAGGAAATCTGGGATTTCTGCGGGCCATTGGCCGATAAGGTATTCCAGCAGGGGGAATCGTCGTTTGTGGATGACGTGCAGTTATTCATGGACCGGGGCGGAATGCTGGAGGAAACGTTTTACTCATTCTCCTACAGCCCTATTCGGGGCGAATGTGGGCGGGTAGATGGGCTCTTCTGTCCTAATGTTGAAGTAACCGCTCAGAACCTCAACACGCGCCGGCTGGCCACCTTGTCGGCCCTGACGGCCAATGCCCTTGGCGAACGTACCGCGCAGGCCGCTTGCGAATCCATTGCCCAGACACTGGCCCAGAACACCGCCGATATACCGTTTGCTTTGTTGTACCTGACTCAGGCCGACAATCGATCGCTACGGCTTGAACAGGCCGTTCATGTCACACCCGCGGCGGATTGGCAACAGGTAACTCTGGACGGTTTATGGACCGCCCCGCTTGGGCTCCCCCTGGCGCAGGTACTGGAAGAAAACAAAGCGCTAACTGGGCACTGGGCTCCGACGCCGGAATTGCCGATGGGCCCGGCTGGTCAGGCGATCAGGCAGGCGATTGTATTGCCACTGGTAGCACCAGGTCAACACCATCCGCTGGGGGTGCTGGTCGCGGCTATTAACCCAACCCGGCAGCTGGACACCGACTACCGGACGTTTTACGAACTGATGGCCAATCAGGCCGCCGCAGCGATCCAGAACGCCCGGGCTGCCGAAGAAGAACGCCAGCACCTCGAACAACTGGCCGAGCTAAACCGCGCCAAGACCTTATTTTTTAGCAACATCAGCCACGAATTTCGCACGCCGCTGACGCTGATGCTCGGGCCCCTGGAAGAACTGTTGCGCGGAACGGATGGGGCACTAAGTAGAGCTCACCAAACGCACGTTCAGGCGGCTCACCGCAATGCCCGGCGGCTGTTGCGGCTGGTCAATACGCTGCTCGATTTTAGCCGCCTGGAAGCCGGACGGTTGCAGGCCAACTTCGCCCTGACCGATCTGGCAACGTTGACGGTTGATCTGGCCAGCAACTTTCGTTCTGCGGTGGAAAAAGCCGGGTTACAGCTAATCGTGGACGTCGGTACGCTGACTGGTCCGGTGGCCGTTGACCCCACGATGTGGGAAAAAATTGTGCTGAACCTCATTTCCAATGCATTCAAGTTTACGTTGGCCGGCAGCATCACCGTCCGATTGCGTCAACTGGATGATGCCGTCGAGCTGTCGGTGCAGGACACGGGCGTAGGTATTCCAGAAGCGGATTTGCCCCGCCTTTTCGAGCGATTCCACCGGGTCGAAGGGTCGCGGGGGCGTTCCTTTGAGGGGACAGGCATTGGCCTGGCCCTTGTGCACGAATTAATCGATCTGCACGCTGGCACCATTGACGTGCAGAGCGAAGTAAATGTAGGCAGTACGTTCACCGTGCGCTTACCCATGAAACAGGCCACCCTGGCAACTACGGCCAATGGGCCTTTGGGCAGCGCCAACTTATTTGTCGCTGATGCTGAATCGACAGAGAGTACAGCGACGGAGCCAAGCTCGAAAACAGCCACAAGTCAGGCTATTACGAAGCGCATTCTGCTCGCCGACGACAACGCCGATATGCGGGCCTATATTCATCGGTTGCTAAGCCCCCATTACGCCGTCGACGTGGTGACTGACGGGCAACAAGCCCTGGAGGCGATTCGGCGGCATCAGCCCGATCTGGTTTTGTCGGACATCATGATGCCCCACCTCGACGGCACTCAGTTGCTTAGCATCATCAAATCGGACCCCCAAACAGCGCAAATGCCGGTTATGTTATTGTCGGCGCGGGCGGGTGAAGAAGCTACGCTGGATGGCTATACGGCGGGGGCCGACGATTACCTGACCAAGCCGTTTTCGGCCAACGAGCTCCTGACTCGGGTACGTGCTCAGATCAACCTGGCCCAGAATCGGCAGGAGCAACAGCTCAAGCTACGCCACTTGTTTCAGCAGGCGCCCGTGGCGATTTCCACCGTCGAAGGGCCGCAGCATGTCTTTACGTTTGCTAATGATTTTTACATTCAGTTGGTCGACCGTTCACGCGATCAACTCATAGGTCGCCCCTTTCTCGACGCTTTCCCGGAACTGGTTGAGCAGGGATTTGGCCCGCAGTTAGACCAAATTCTTCAAACGGGCAAACCGTTCGTCATTACCGAAGGCAGCGTGACCGTGAAACGACATGGTCAGTTGGCAGAGGGGTACTTCAATTACTCCTTTCATCCCTTCACCGACATAAACGGGAATACGATGGGGGTCATTATGGCTGCTCAGGAAGTAACCGATTCGGTCTTGGCCCGGCAGCAGATTGAAGAAAGCGAACAACGGCTGGAGCGGTTAGTGGCAGAGCGCACGATGGCGCTCAATCAGCTAAACGCCGATCTGGAGCGGTCGAACCTGGACCTGATGCAGTTTGCGTCTGTGGCAAGCCATGACCTGAAGGAGCCCCTGCGGAAAGTAGAGGCGTTCAGTAACCTGCTGGCCATGTCGCTGGCCGGCAAGCTGGAAAAGGAAGAAGCGCAGCATTTTGAGCGCATCATCCGTGCCGTAGCCCGGATGCAGTCGCTGGTGGACGACGTGCTGCGGTTCTCAAAGCTCTCTAAGCAAGATGCCCAATTTGAACCGGTCGACCTGACGATTGTACTTAGTCGAATTCTGGAAGATCTCGACATTCGCATACAGGAGCGTAATGCGCAGGTACGTGTCGATACGCTGCCGGTCATCCAGGCCATACCGGGCCAAATGCATCAGCTATTCCAGAATCTGATTAGTAATGCCTTAAAATTTGCGGGCGATCGACCACCCCTCATCGCCATTCAGAACTGCCCGGTTACCGGTACGGTGCGGGAAACGTTCGGCCTTGCCGATTCGGTATCCTACGTCATGCTCAAGGTAACAGACAACGGGATTGGCTTCAGTATGAAATATGCCGACAAAATTTTCGGCATGTTCCAACGGCTCAATAACAAGGGCGACTACCCCGGGACGGGCATTGGCCTGGCGATTTGCCGACGGATTGTTGAGAATCACCATGGGTTTATAGTCGCTGACAGTCAGCCGAATCAGGGCGCATCCTTTACTATTCTTCTGCCTGTTGAGCAATGA
- a CDS encoding lanthionine synthetase LanC family protein: MPLLEAALMQAWQGSYAAWYQVRKQAITDDLGQDPTNRLLLLLGEEITSTSRFTPEQQALDAYLFSTVQGPIANNQWAVADGTAPLIGHFASRRTRGHLQYDTYEKPLIEGALAYLSTALDAATIDLSLATGLTGKLLSVGSVYDNELFDNFSHPVMPEIDRLLRQYIRLLQQSRLPIDASLEQFVQFPNLISKTDNLWEEPEHGGWAEGDLGQAMLLAQCGRWLNQPDLLKWAIRVAAYTIHRRKIGQMQIDTPGIRYGMAGMMRLYQRVYELTGEPTIELEAQLWRQQLHTLLPTLEGATAPDYSLFDGLLGLYGAMQTRYDGSDLPLRSLLL, translated from the coding sequence ATGCCTCTGCTTGAAGCAGCACTGATGCAGGCATGGCAGGGAAGTTATGCGGCTTGGTATCAAGTACGCAAGCAGGCGATAACCGATGATTTGGGGCAAGATCCAACCAACCGGCTTTTGCTGCTGTTGGGTGAAGAAATCACCAGCACATCCCGCTTTACTCCCGAGCAACAGGCGCTCGATGCCTACCTGTTCAGCACGGTACAAGGCCCGATTGCGAATAACCAATGGGCTGTTGCCGATGGCACTGCGCCGCTGATTGGCCATTTCGCCAGCCGACGTACCCGGGGACACCTCCAATACGACACCTACGAAAAACCGCTGATCGAAGGCGCGCTTGCGTATCTCAGCACGGCTTTGGACGCGGCTACCATTGATCTGTCATTGGCGACAGGCCTGACGGGCAAATTGCTTAGCGTGGGTAGTGTGTATGACAACGAACTCTTCGACAATTTTTCGCACCCGGTCATGCCCGAAATTGACCGGTTACTGCGCCAATATATACGACTGTTGCAACAAAGCCGGCTACCGATTGATGCCAGCCTGGAGCAATTCGTCCAATTCCCGAACCTGATTTCGAAAACCGATAACCTTTGGGAAGAGCCCGAACACGGGGGCTGGGCCGAAGGTGATCTGGGGCAGGCCATGTTGCTGGCTCAGTGCGGCCGCTGGCTCAACCAGCCCGATTTGCTCAAATGGGCCATCCGCGTGGCGGCGTATACGATCCACCGTCGGAAGATCGGGCAAATGCAGATTGACACTCCGGGCATTCGATATGGTATGGCTGGCATGATGCGGCTCTATCAGCGGGTATACGAACTCACTGGCGAGCCAACCATCGAACTCGAAGCCCAACTCTGGCGCCAACAACTGCATACGCTGTTACCGACTTTGGAAGGAGCAACAGCACCCGATTACTCCTTATTTGACGGCTTACTGGGCCTCTACGGTGCCATGCAGACCAGATACGACGGCAGCGACTTGCCGCTTCGTAGCCTGTTGCTGTAA
- a CDS encoding DUF3467 domain-containing protein, producing MEQQNFNNDGSIDVELSEEVAEGVYANLAMIAHSNSEFIVDFIRLMPGIPKAKVKSRIILTPEHAKRLLVALKENIRKFEDNFGAINQPDDTFRFPTGGFGGPVGEA from the coding sequence ATGGAACAGCAGAATTTCAATAACGACGGATCGATCGATGTCGAACTGAGCGAGGAAGTGGCAGAGGGGGTTTACGCGAATTTGGCGATGATTGCCCACTCGAACAGCGAGTTTATTGTCGATTTTATCCGGCTGATGCCCGGTATTCCGAAAGCCAAAGTAAAATCACGGATTATCCTGACGCCCGAACACGCCAAGCGGTTGCTGGTTGCGCTGAAAGAGAACATCCGCAAGTTTGAAGATAATTTCGGGGCCATTAATCAACCCGACGATACCTTCCGTTTCCCCACCGGTGGCTTCGGCGGCCCCGTAGGCGAAGCCTAA
- a CDS encoding sensor histidine kinase, translating to MLAWFQRYGRTILLHLLAWFLHFTVNNLLLFIGDYHQITPQRTLFTYSLAALLFYANTYLVVQPQVARKQYIRLLLYTVVLLAVFIGLRYLLFYYYFPAVGYVNEYSSFSTMFSKFLPDSIWIALQYLLFSYGYWFALDTIRLERQKQRMQHDMLQLEQAKVQSELAFLRVQLNPHFIFNTLNFFYSEALNTSTRLADAIFELATMMRTVMQLSSKSLVTVEHELNYIRHYINLQRLRFGDQMNLELTVEGDELEAHLSILPLILISLIENIFKYGDLSDVNNPATVRIVLDDNSLSYYGNNAKKEFPTYSQGGVGMKNIEKQLTIFYDDMYDLKVQETKNFYAVEIHINFTEVDKKVAKHQVVHE from the coding sequence ATGTTGGCTTGGTTCCAGCGTTACGGGCGGACGATTCTACTGCATTTATTAGCCTGGTTTCTGCATTTCACGGTTAATAATCTGCTGCTCTTTATCGGTGATTATCATCAAATCACCCCTCAGCGAACTCTATTTACTTATTCGTTAGCAGCCCTGCTTTTTTATGCAAATACTTATCTGGTCGTTCAGCCACAAGTAGCTCGTAAGCAGTATATCAGGCTTTTACTATACACCGTGGTCCTGTTGGCCGTATTTATCGGGCTACGGTATCTGTTGTTTTACTATTACTTCCCGGCGGTGGGGTACGTGAACGAATACAGCAGTTTCAGTACCATGTTCTCCAAATTTTTGCCTGACTCAATCTGGATTGCGCTACAATATTTGCTGTTCAGTTACGGCTACTGGTTCGCGCTCGATACCATCCGTCTTGAACGGCAGAAACAGCGGATGCAGCACGACATGCTTCAACTCGAACAGGCCAAAGTTCAGTCAGAATTAGCCTTTCTTCGGGTACAGCTAAATCCACATTTTATATTCAATACGTTGAATTTTTTTTACTCCGAAGCGCTGAACACTTCCACGCGGCTAGCCGACGCTATTTTTGAATTGGCCACGATGATGCGTACGGTAATGCAGTTAAGTAGCAAGTCGTTAGTAACGGTTGAGCACGAGTTGAATTACATACGGCATTACATCAACCTGCAACGACTACGCTTTGGCGATCAGATGAACCTTGAACTGACGGTCGAAGGTGATGAACTGGAGGCACACTTGTCGATTCTGCCGTTAATCCTGATTTCGCTTATTGAAAATATATTTAAATACGGTGACCTCTCCGACGTGAACAACCCGGCCACCGTTCGCATTGTGCTGGACGACAACTCGTTATCGTATTATGGGAATAATGCTAAAAAAGAGTTTCCAACCTATTCGCAGGGAGGCGTTGGCATGAAGAACATCGAAAAGCAGTTAACAATTTTTTACGATGATATGTATGACCTTAAGGTGCAGGAAACGAAGAATTTCTACGCTGTTGAGATTCATATAAATTTTACAGAAGTAGATAAAAAAGTAGCCAAACACCAAGTCGTGCATGAGTGA